In Candidatus Omnitrophota bacterium, a single window of DNA contains:
- the uvrB gene encoding excinuclease ABC subunit UvrB: MAKFRLVSSFKPEGDQPQAIDKLTGALNKGERFQTLLGVTGSGKTFTMANVIANIGRPTLVISHNKTLAAQLYGEFKEFFPENAVEYFVSYYDYYQPEAYIPHTDIYIEKDSSINEDIDRLRLSATSSLMSREDCIIVASVSCIYGLGSPEEYGQMLVFLQEGEELSRDQILKKLVSIHYGRNDYDLKRSTFRARGDTVEVFPAYMNTAYRIEQSADKIDHIYEINPLTGNVITSVRKIGIYPAKHFVTTPDRIEKAIVSIETELEGRLKELRDQNKLLEAQRLESRTNYDIEMMREIGYCSGIENYSRHLSGRSAGHRPYCLLDYFPKDLLIFIDESHVTIPQVRGMYNGDRARKETLVEYGFRLPSALDNRPLKFEEFEKFISRAIFVSATPDDYELGLSGKNVVEQIIRPTGLIDPPIEVRPTKNQVDDLMKEIRDRAKKKERILVTTLTKRLAEELTRYLSDFKLRVKYLHSDIDAIERVEILRDLRMNKFDCLVGINLLREGLDLPEVSLVAILDADKEGFLRSGTSLIQVAGRAARHINGRVIMYADTVTKSMKKAIGESDRRRKIQMEFNKENNITPRSIDKAVREGIESYKKAREVIAAVVEETPEEYDVLALIGELQHDMEVAARNLHFERAAVLRDQIKELKDKYRLGHG, translated from the coding sequence ATGGCAAAATTTAGGCTTGTATCAAGTTTTAAGCCCGAGGGCGACCAGCCGCAGGCGATAGATAAACTTACCGGCGCGCTGAATAAGGGGGAACGCTTCCAGACGCTTCTCGGGGTCACCGGATCCGGGAAAACATTTACCATGGCCAACGTCATAGCCAATATAGGCCGCCCGACCCTGGTGATATCCCACAACAAGACGCTTGCGGCCCAGCTCTACGGTGAATTCAAGGAGTTCTTTCCCGAAAATGCCGTGGAGTATTTTGTCAGCTATTACGATTATTACCAGCCCGAAGCTTATATCCCGCATACGGACATTTACATAGAAAAAGATTCTTCGATCAATGAGGACATCGACAGGCTGAGGCTGTCGGCCACGAGCTCTCTCATGTCGCGTGAAGACTGCATTATTGTAGCGAGCGTATCCTGCATATACGGCCTCGGCTCGCCGGAGGAATACGGCCAGATGCTCGTATTCCTGCAGGAAGGCGAAGAACTTTCGCGCGACCAGATACTTAAGAAGCTCGTATCGATTCATTATGGCAGGAACGATTACGACCTCAAGAGGTCGACGTTCAGGGCGAGAGGCGATACGGTCGAGGTCTTCCCGGCTTACATGAATACGGCCTACAGGATCGAACAGTCCGCAGATAAGATAGACCATATTTATGAGATAAATCCACTTACAGGCAATGTCATTACAAGTGTGCGCAAAATAGGTATTTACCCGGCCAAGCATTTTGTGACTACTCCCGACAGGATAGAGAAGGCTATAGTCTCAATAGAGACAGAACTCGAAGGGCGCCTGAAAGAGCTGCGCGACCAGAACAAACTCCTGGAGGCGCAGAGGCTCGAATCGAGGACGAATTATGATATCGAGATGATGAGGGAGATAGGTTATTGCAGCGGGATAGAAAACTATTCAAGGCACCTGTCCGGGAGGAGCGCCGGGCACAGGCCTTATTGTCTTCTCGATTACTTTCCGAAAGACCTGCTCATCTTCATAGACGAATCGCATGTCACCATTCCGCAGGTCAGGGGAATGTATAACGGCGATAGGGCGAGGAAGGAGACGCTGGTTGAATACGGTTTCAGGCTGCCGTCCGCTCTCGACAACAGGCCGCTCAAATTTGAGGAGTTCGAGAAGTTCATAAGCCGCGCTATATTCGTTTCCGCAACGCCCGACGATTATGAGCTGGGGTTATCGGGGAAGAACGTTGTCGAACAGATCATAAGACCTACGGGCCTCATCGATCCTCCTATAGAGGTAAGGCCCACAAAGAACCAGGTGGATGACCTTATGAAAGAGATCAGGGATAGGGCAAAGAAGAAAGAGCGTATTCTTGTCACGACCCTGACCAAACGGCTGGCTGAAGAGCTCACGAGATATTTAAGCGACTTTAAGTTAAGGGTAAAGTATCTGCATTCCGACATAGACGCGATCGAGAGGGTGGAGATATTAAGAGACCTGAGGATGAATAAATTCGATTGTCTTGTCGGGATAAATCTTCTCAGGGAAGGGTTGGACCTGCCCGAGGTGTCCTTAGTAGCCATACTGGATGCGGACAAGGAAGGTTTCCTGCGCAGCGGCACGAGCCTTATACAAGTAGCCGGCCGCGCGGCAAGGCATATCAATGGCCGTGTGATAATGTATGCCGATACGGTCACGAAGTCGATGAAGAAGGCGATCGGTGAGTCTGACAGGCGGCGCAAGATACAGATGGAGTTTAACAAAGAGAACAACATAACGCCGCGTTCCATAGACAAAGCCGTAAGGGAAGGTATAGAATCGTATAAGAAGGCGCGGGAAGTGATCGCCGCCGTTGTAGAGGAGACACCGGAAGAGTATGACGTCCTTGCTCTGATAGGCGAACTCCAACATGATATGGAGGTGGCCGCGAGGAACCTGCATTTCGAGCGCGCGGCGGTTCTGCGGGACCAGATAAAGGAATTAAAAGATAAATATAGATTGGGACACGGATGA
- a CDS encoding type III pantothenate kinase has product MKNILTIDIGNTNITAGLFCCKHLSEKCKIPTAAYSSYDRLFKQFFGSCGVTAHEVTEVIISSVVPLALSRLVYYLNKTPGRIIRITGKDVDVPIKNLYKVKSEVGQDRLVNAFAANKLYGAPCVIVDFGTAITFDIVSGKGEYLGGLILPGIKMSLKSLYDRTALLPKVELKAVSNIIGKDTINSMRGGILFGFGAMCDGLVSQYRKILGKGAKVIATGGNAGLVKRYAKSINIVDEDLTLRGLFLIYKSLARCA; this is encoded by the coding sequence ATGAAGAATATATTAACGATCGATATAGGGAATACGAATATTACGGCGGGGCTGTTTTGCTGCAAGCACCTATCCGAAAAGTGCAAGATCCCGACAGCCGCATACTCTTCATACGACAGGCTCTTTAAACAATTTTTCGGGTCGTGCGGCGTAACGGCGCACGAAGTGACCGAGGTGATAATATCGAGTGTAGTTCCGCTCGCTCTGTCGCGGCTTGTCTACTATCTAAATAAGACTCCCGGCCGAATTATACGGATAACGGGAAAAGACGTAGATGTTCCTATAAAGAATTTATACAAGGTAAAGAGCGAGGTGGGCCAGGACAGGCTGGTCAACGCTTTTGCGGCAAACAAGTTATACGGCGCCCCGTGCGTTATAGTGGACTTCGGCACAGCGATAACATTCGATATCGTATCCGGAAAAGGCGAGTATCTGGGAGGGCTTATATTGCCCGGCATAAAGATGTCTCTAAAGAGCCTGTATGATAGAACGGCCCTCCTTCCGAAGGTAGAACTTAAGGCTGTCTCCAATATAATAGGTAAGGATACGATCAATAGCATGCGCGGCGGTATACTTTTCGGGTTTGGGGCGATGTGCGACGGCCTTGTCTCGCAATACCGGAAGATATTGGGTAAAGGCGCAAAGGTCATAGCGACCGGAGGCAACGCCGGGCTCGTAAAAAGATACGCTAAATCTATAAACATCGTGGACGAGGACCTTACGCTAAGAGGGCTGTTTTTGATATATAAAAGCCTGGCCAGGTGCGCATGA
- the nadC gene encoding carboxylating nicotinate-nucleotide diphosphorylase, with protein sequence MKLDKYRVLPIIKAALKEDIGKGDITTNVLIDKITSRNAVIVAREDCVVCGLEICEWLMSQMDYSVRFKPNCRDGVFVGGGKEAAFLEGRLDSILRAERTMLNFLSFLSGVATRTRQFVEKAKPYGVKVMDTRKTLPLLRYLEKYAVFTGGGTNHRMGLYDQVLIKDNHIEAQGAGKRLKTLVERARKGNLKGTVVEIEVASIEQFNDALEGKPDIIMLDNMGVREVKACVEIKRLAKVKPYLEASGGITLENIEDYAKTKVDMISVGSLTNSVKAIDMALDIV encoded by the coding sequence ATGAAACTCGATAAATACAGGGTATTGCCGATAATCAAGGCCGCGTTGAAAGAGGACATAGGTAAGGGTGATATAACTACTAACGTCCTCATAGATAAGATCACAAGCCGAAATGCCGTTATAGTGGCCAGGGAGGACTGCGTCGTCTGCGGGCTGGAGATATGCGAATGGCTTATGTCCCAGATGGATTACAGCGTCAGGTTCAAACCTAACTGCAGGGACGGCGTGTTTGTCGGGGGAGGCAAGGAGGCAGCGTTCTTAGAAGGGCGCCTTGATTCGATACTGAGGGCTGAGCGAACGATGCTTAATTTTCTTTCTTTCTTAAGCGGCGTCGCGACCAGGACGAGACAATTCGTCGAAAAGGCCAAGCCGTACGGCGTTAAGGTAATGGATACGCGCAAGACGCTGCCGCTTCTCAGGTATCTGGAAAAATACGCGGTCTTTACCGGCGGCGGAACGAACCACAGGATGGGCCTGTATGACCAGGTATTGATAAAGGATAACCATATCGAAGCTCAGGGCGCGGGAAAGCGGCTTAAGACATTAGTAGAGCGCGCGAGGAAGGGTAATTTAAAAGGTACGGTCGTAGAGATAGAGGTTGCGAGCATAGAGCAATTTAATGACGCCCTGGAAGGCAAGCCCGATATAATCATGCTCGACAATATGGGGGTAAGGGAAGTGAAGGCCTGCGTAGAGATAAAGAGGCTGGCGAAAGTGAAGCCTTACCTCGAAGCATCGGGCGGGATTACGCTGGAGAACATAGAGGATTATGCCAAGACGAAAGTGGACATGATCTCGGTCGGTTCGCTTACCAATTCTGTCAAAGCGATCGATATGGCGTTAGATATTGTGTAA
- a CDS encoding GuaB3 family IMP dehydrogenase-related protein has product MAQFYIGVGRKARRCYGFDEIALVPGRATINPEEVDASWKIDGKKYDVPILAAAMDGVVDVKFAIAMGKLGGIAVLNLEGVQTRYENPNEVLDKIAHASPEEATRLVQGIYEEPIKEDLVFKRIAEIKKAKVPAVVSSIPQRAEAFGKIAEKAGADIFIVQSTVTTVKHIARKYKALDFHKFCKSMKIPVIIGNCVTYEVALELMDTGASGLLVGIGPGAACTTRGVLGIGVPQVTATIDCAAARNDYYKKTKKYVPIITDGGMSTGGDICKAFACGADAVMVGSAFARSKEAPGRGYHWGMATPHSNLPRGTRIRVGVTGTLEEILFGPAKVDDGSQNLMGALQTSMGNVGAKDISQMQKTEIIIAPAIQTEGKVFQAAQRVGMGK; this is encoded by the coding sequence ATGGCACAGTTTTATATCGGGGTAGGCAGAAAGGCAAGACGTTGTTACGGATTCGATGAGATCGCTCTCGTTCCCGGAAGGGCAACGATAAATCCTGAAGAGGTAGACGCTTCCTGGAAGATAGACGGGAAGAAGTATGACGTCCCTATCCTTGCTGCCGCTATGGACGGCGTGGTGGATGTAAAGTTCGCTATAGCAATGGGTAAGCTGGGCGGCATAGCCGTTCTCAACCTGGAGGGCGTCCAGACTCGTTATGAAAATCCGAATGAGGTCCTGGATAAGATCGCCCATGCCTCCCCCGAAGAAGCCACGAGACTTGTCCAGGGTATATACGAAGAGCCCATAAAAGAGGATCTCGTATTCAAAAGGATAGCGGAGATAAAAAAGGCCAAGGTGCCGGCCGTAGTAAGTTCTATCCCTCAGCGCGCTGAAGCATTCGGAAAGATAGCCGAGAAAGCAGGAGCGGATATTTTTATCGTGCAGTCCACGGTCACTACGGTAAAGCATATAGCCAGGAAATATAAAGCCCTCGATTTCCATAAGTTCTGCAAGTCCATGAAGATACCGGTGATTATCGGGAACTGCGTGACATACGAAGTTGCGCTTGAATTGATGGATACCGGCGCAAGCGGCCTCCTGGTCGGCATAGGTCCGGGCGCGGCATGCACGACAAGGGGTGTTTTAGGCATAGGTGTTCCACAAGTTACGGCCACAATAGATTGCGCCGCGGCGAGGAACGATTATTACAAGAAGACAAAAAAATATGTGCCGATCATTACGGACGGCGGCATGTCTACGGGCGGCGATATATGTAAGGCCTTCGCGTGCGGCGCTGACGCGGTAATGGTGGGCAGCGCGTTCGCGAGATCTAAAGAAGCTCCGGGCAGGGGTTATCATTGGGGGATGGCGACGCCTCACTCAAACCTTCCGAGGGGCACCAGGATAAGGGTGGGCGTTACAGGCACTCTCGAAGAGATATTGTTCGGCCCGGCCAAGGTTGACGATGGTTCGCAGAACCTTATGGGCGCTTTGCAGACATCTATGGGGAACGTCGGCGCGAAAGACATAAGCCAGATGCAAAAGACAGAGATCATCATTGCGCCGGCCATCCAGACAGAAGGAAAAGTCTTCCAGGCCGCTCAGCGGGTTGGAATGGGGAAGTAA
- a CDS encoding biotin--[acetyl-CoA-carboxylase] ligase, whose product MMLDEKILNVLRNNTQTHVSSDELCKLADISRAAIWKHIEKLRDEGYDIEASPHLGYRLISVPDRLIPGEIKWKLNTKILGKEVISYNKVDSTNDIAYELAEKGMKEGCVILAEEQAKGKGRHGRNWASPPRGGVYLSCILRPVMAPNEIPRITLLAAVAVARAVREVTGLAAMIKWPNDIMVNGRKVCGILTEMKAEQDKVDFLVLGIGINVNTPDRSLPKGASSLKAELRREGRRPGDLARLEIAKAILEYLERDYAVLKREGFKAIIEEWKRLSSMLGVRVKVVLQNRTFEGLTHDIDENGSLIVRLDSGVFERVSSGDVTLIR is encoded by the coding sequence ATGATGCTGGACGAGAAGATACTGAATGTATTGCGCAATAATACCCAGACGCATGTTTCCAGCGACGAGCTTTGCAAGCTTGCGGATATCTCCAGGGCGGCTATCTGGAAACACATAGAAAAACTCAGGGATGAAGGGTATGATATAGAGGCTTCCCCGCATCTGGGATATCGCCTCATAAGCGTTCCCGACAGGCTTATTCCCGGCGAGATAAAATGGAAATTGAATACGAAAATCCTCGGCAAAGAGGTCATATCCTACAATAAGGTCGATTCGACGAACGATATCGCGTATGAGCTGGCTGAAAAAGGGATGAAGGAAGGGTGCGTGATACTGGCGGAGGAGCAAGCGAAGGGCAAGGGCAGGCACGGCAGGAACTGGGCGTCCCCGCCGCGCGGCGGTGTATATCTGTCGTGCATATTGCGGCCGGTTATGGCTCCTAACGAGATACCCAGAATAACGCTTCTCGCGGCAGTGGCCGTCGCAAGAGCGGTCAGAGAGGTGACCGGCCTTGCCGCGATGATAAAATGGCCGAATGACATAATGGTGAACGGCAGGAAGGTATGCGGGATACTTACGGAGATGAAAGCGGAACAGGATAAGGTGGATTTTCTTGTTTTGGGGATAGGCATAAATGTGAACACGCCGGATCGCTCTCTTCCCAAAGGCGCTTCCAGCCTTAAGGCGGAATTGCGCCGGGAAGGCAGGAGGCCGGGTGACCTGGCCAGGCTGGAGATAGCAAAGGCGATACTGGAATATCTGGAAAGAGATTACGCGGTCCTGAAGAGAGAAGGTTTTAAGGCGATAATAGAGGAATGGAAACGCCTGTCATCGATGCTTGGAGTAAGGGTTAAAGTGGTCCTGCAGAACAGGACCTTCGAAGGTCTTACCCATGATATAGATGAGAACGGCTCCCTCATCGTCAGGCTCGATTCCGGGGTTTTTGAAAGGGTCTCTTCCGGGGACGTGACATTAATAAGGTAA
- the groES gene encoding co-chaperone GroES codes for MKIQPLADRIVVKVLEAKDVTKGGIVLPDTAKEKPQEAEVMFVGKGKVSDEGKTIPPEVKVGDKVLFGKYTGTEITIDSKEYLILKEDDILAIVK; via the coding sequence ATGAAGATTCAGCCGTTGGCGGACAGGATCGTTGTAAAGGTCTTAGAAGCCAAAGATGTGACGAAGGGTGGGATAGTCCTTCCGGATACGGCCAAGGAGAAGCCGCAGGAAGCGGAAGTGATGTTTGTGGGAAAAGGGAAGGTCTCCGATGAAGGCAAGACTATACCGCCTGAAGTGAAGGTGGGCGACAAGGTCCTATTCGGGAAATACACCGGGACCGAGATAACAATCGACAGCAAGGAATACCTGATCCTTAAAGAGGACGATATTCTGGCTATTGTTAAGTGA
- the groL gene encoding chaperonin GroEL (60 kDa chaperone family; promotes refolding of misfolded polypeptides especially under stressful conditions; forms two stacked rings of heptamers to form a barrel-shaped 14mer; ends can be capped by GroES; misfolded proteins enter the barrel where they are refolded when GroES binds) → MAKQLLYSEEARRAILRGVEQLAKAVKVTLGPKGRNVVLDKKFGAPTITKDGVTVAKEIELKDPYENMGAELVKEVASKTSDNAGDGTTTATVLAESIFREGMKNVTAGANPMALKRGIEKAVERVVEDLKKLAKPVNPKDKKEILQVASIAANNDQDIGNQIAEAMTKVGKDGVITVEEGKASKTELELVEGMEFDQGYLSPYFVTDAEKMECSLDDPYILIHEKKISSMKDILPLLEKVARAGKPLLIISEETEGEVLATLVVNKIRGTLQTAAVKAPGYGDRRKAMLEDIAILTGGKAITEDLGIKLENVKIEDLGRAKRVRIDKDNTTIVEGSGKSADLQARIAQIRKQIEDTDSDYDKEKLQERLAKLAGGVAVINVGAATETEMKEKKARVEDALHATRAAVEEGIVPGGGVALLRCVDGLAKLKLSGDEQIGVDIIRRALEEPIRTIANNAGQEGSVVVNKVKDMKTNEGYDADKDVYTDMIAAGVIDPKKVTRSALQNAASIAALMITTETIVTDIPEEEKAPAGMPGGMPPGGMGGMY, encoded by the coding sequence ATGGCGAAACAATTGTTATACAGCGAGGAAGCGCGCAGGGCGATCCTGAGAGGCGTTGAGCAGCTGGCAAAGGCGGTCAAGGTCACTCTTGGCCCTAAGGGAAGGAACGTAGTTCTGGACAAGAAGTTCGGCGCGCCGACTATAACGAAAGACGGCGTGACGGTAGCGAAAGAGATCGAATTGAAGGATCCGTATGAGAATATGGGCGCGGAGCTGGTAAAAGAGGTAGCTTCAAAGACCTCTGACAATGCCGGCGACGGAACGACCACGGCGACAGTCCTGGCCGAGTCGATATTCAGGGAAGGCATGAAGAACGTCACTGCCGGCGCGAACCCGATGGCGCTGAAACGCGGCATCGAGAAGGCTGTCGAGCGGGTTGTTGAGGACCTGAAGAAGCTCGCCAAGCCGGTCAATCCGAAAGACAAGAAAGAGATACTGCAGGTCGCATCGATCGCGGCGAATAACGACCAGGATATAGGCAACCAGATCGCCGAGGCGATGACAAAAGTCGGCAAAGACGGCGTAATCACGGTAGAAGAAGGTAAGGCATCAAAGACAGAGTTGGAACTGGTCGAGGGTATGGAATTCGATCAGGGATATCTCTCTCCTTATTTTGTGACCGACGCGGAAAAAATGGAATGTTCCCTTGACGATCCTTATATATTGATCCACGAGAAGAAGATATCGAGTATGAAAGATATCCTTCCTCTATTGGAAAAGGTGGCGAGAGCCGGAAAGCCGCTTCTGATAATATCGGAAGAGACTGAAGGAGAAGTCCTCGCGACGCTCGTCGTGAATAAGATCCGCGGCACTTTGCAGACGGCGGCCGTAAAAGCCCCCGGATACGGCGACAGGAGAAAAGCGATGCTCGAAGATATCGCGATACTCACCGGTGGTAAGGCGATTACCGAAGACCTCGGAATAAAGCTCGAGAACGTGAAGATAGAAGACCTCGGCCGGGCAAAAAGGGTCAGGATCGATAAGGACAACACAACTATAGTGGAAGGTTCCGGTAAGTCTGCGGACCTGCAGGCCCGTATCGCGCAGATACGCAAACAGATCGAGGACACCGATTCCGATTACGACAAAGAGAAGCTACAGGAGAGGCTCGCAAAGCTTGCCGGCGGAGTGGCCGTGATAAATGTCGGAGCGGCGACCGAGACCGAGATGAAAGAGAAGAAGGCGAGAGTGGAAGATGCTCTTCATGCGACGAGAGCCGCTGTCGAAGAGGGTATAGTCCCGGGCGGCGGCGTAGCGCTATTGCGTTGTGTCGATGGCCTCGCGAAGCTCAAACTGTCGGGTGACGAGCAGATAGGCGTCGATATTATCAGGAGGGCGCTTGAGGAACCGATCAGGACGATAGCGAATAACGCGGGCCAGGAAGGCTCAGTGGTCGTAAACAAGGTGAAGGATATGAAGACGAACGAGGGTTATGACGCGGATAAGGACGTATACACCGATATGATAGCGGCCGGTGTGATCGATCCTAAGAAGGTTACCCGTTCGGCTCTGCAGAACGCGGCCAGCATAGCTGCGCTCATGATCACGACCGAAACGATAGTCACCGATATTCCCGAAGAAGAGAAGGCGCCGGCGGGAATGCCGGGCGGGATGCCTCCGGGGGGTATGGGAGGGATGTATTAA